One Burkholderia sp. WP9 genomic window, GCGCGCCTGCTGCACCGGACCACCCGCCGCATCAGCCTCACGCAGGATGGTGAAGTCTTCATGTCGCGCGCCGAAGCCCTGCTCGACGCGGCCGCCGCCGCGCGCGCCTCGGTTGGCCGCGCGCAGGCCGAGCCGCAAGGCCGCTTGCGGGTTTCGATGCCGTCGTCGTTCGGGCGGCAACACGTTTCGCCCGTGATCAGCGAATTTCTGCGCCGCTTTCCCGGCGTGAGCGTCGATCTGCGATTGACGGATCAGGTAATCGATCTCGTCGATGCGGGGATCGACGTGGCGATCCGCGTCGGCGTGCTGAAGGATTCGTCACTGGTGGCGCGGCGCCTGGCAGTGAATCGCCGGGTGCTGTGCGCGGCGCCCGCTTACCTTGCCGCGCGCGGTACGCCGCACCATCCTTCGGAGCTTGCGGAACACGAGTGCATGATTCTGTCGGACCAGCGCGACTGGGCCTTCGAAACGCCCGCAGGAGCGCTCGAGGTTCGCGTGAGCGGACGGCTTGTCACGGACAACGGCGAAGTGATCCGCGACGCGCTGCTGTCCGGTTTCGGCATCGCGCTCAAATCGACCTGGGACGTGGCGCCGTTTCTGCGCAGCGGCGAACTGGTCAGTGTGCTGGATAGCTATCCGCTCGCCGAGCGCGTGGCCATCTGGGCGGTGTATCCGAGCCGCTCCTTCGTGCCGCCGAAGACGCTCGCCTTTATCGAATTCCTCGCCGCCCATTTCGGCGATCCGCCTTATTGGGACCGGGAACCGGGCTGAGCGGATGGGCTATGCGGGAAGGTAATGGCGCGGCTCAACTGAGCGAACGGCCGTGGATGTGGCGGGTGGCGGGTGGCGGGTGGCACGATGGCATGAGGCACGATGGCATGTGGCACGGCGACGTTTTGCCGTTTTGCCGTTGTCCCGTTGTGCCGTGGTCCCGTTGCGCCGTAGTTCCGTTGCGCCGTAGTCCGGTCAATGCTTGCCGCGCCCGCCCCCGGCTTCTTTGCCATCGGAATTGACGTCGGCGTGCGCGTCGTTCTGCGTCTTTTCCTGATACTCGTCGCCGCCGCGCCGGTCCGTATCTTTCAGCCCGCGTTCGAGGTCGCGATGTGCCTGCTTACCAACAAGGCGCGGGCCGTCCTCGTGCTGGGATTCCGGAACCTGGTCGGTTTCATGCGGCAGCGGCGCGGCAGCCTCCTGCATCGAGCGAGGTTGCTTTTTAGCATGCGGATCGGCCTGCTTGTCGCCGTCCGAGGATTGCGGTGAGGTCTTCATGATGTGCTCCTTTTCGCGGTGAATCAGGTTTGCTGAAGCGCCCTTACTGCGCGCCGTCCAGTCGCTTCTTCATGGCTGCGGTAATGCGCTGGCGTGTTTTCGAGTAGTCCGCCCACGGGTCGCTTTTCAGATCGGCGAGGCGCTCGTGCAGATTCTCGATGGTCCACTGATCGCCGCCTGTGGAAGTGGCGACTTCGTCCCACGTCAGCGGCACCGATACGCCCAGCCCCGGACGCGCACGCGCCGAAAATGCGGCGACCGTACTCGAGCCGCGGTTGTTGCGCAGGTAGTCGACGAAGATCTTCTGCTTGCGATTCTGCGCGCCCATCTTCGCGCTGAAGTACTTGGGCAGCGTCGCCGCCATGTGCTGCGCGACGGCTTGCGAAAAATCCTTCACTTCGTCCCAGCCGGCCTGCTTCGCGAGCGGCACGACCACGTGCAAGCCTTTACCGCCGCTTGTCTTGCAGAAAGACGTGAGGCCGAGTTCTTCGAGCAGCGAACGCGTCAATTGCGCGGCTTCGATCATGCGCTCCCAACCCAGCGAGGCGTCGGGGTCGAGGTCGAACACCATGCGGTCCGGTTTTTCGATATTCGAGGCGACGGCATTCCAGGTGTGAAATTCGACGGTGCCCATCTGCGCGGCGCCGATCAGCGCCTTGAGCGTGTCGACGGTAATCAGCGGTGGATGCCCCGGATCGAGGCCCGGGTGCTGGGTGACATTCGGAATCGACAGCTTCTGGCTGTGCTTCTGGAAGAACAGTTCACCGCCGATGTCCTCGGGCGCGCGCACCAGCGACACCGGACGGTCCTGCAAATGCGGCAGCATCCAGTTGGCCACAGATTCGTAGTACTGCACGAGATCGATCTTGCGCGTGCCGGTGCTTTTGTCGATAACACGCTCGGGATGCGAGATGCGGACGCCGCCGACTTCGGAGGGGATCGAAGGGGTGTTTGGTTTTGCTGCTGCGTTTGTCCTGGTGGCCGTGTCTTTGGCGGCGGCGGCTTTGGTGCTCGGGGCTTTGGTGCTCGTGGCTTTGCTGCTCGTGGCTTTGCTGCTCGTGGCTTTGGTGCCCGTGGCTTCGGTGCCTGTGGCTTTGGTGCTCGCGGCTTTGGTGCTCGCGGCTTTGGTGCTCGCGGCTTTCGTGCTCGCGGCTTTCGTGCTCGCGGCTTTCGTACCCGCGGCTTTCGTACCCTTGCCTTTCGTACTCGTGGCATTCATACCCACTGCCTTAGCACCTACGGCCTTGGTGGCCGTCGTTCTCCCCTCGTTCGCACCACTCGCTTCGGACGCCACCGAAGTGCCCGCGGCAGTCTTGCGCGCCGCGCGCTTCTTCGGCACGCCGTCAGAACCAGATTCGGTTTGCTGTTCCACGTCGGCTCCCCTGCGAGGTGATTCCTTGACGATCTGACGCGCCGGCTTGTCGTTGCGCAGACTCACGAACGAAGCCTGACGCACGATGCCATCGCTCGTCCACTCCGCGAAATTGCATTCGGCGACCAGCACCGGCTCCACCCAATGGACCGGCGTGCGGCTGCGCTCGCGCGGTGCGGCTGCAAACGGCATGCGCTGGGTCTCGTGCGCATCCAGTTCTTTCTTCACCGAGCGCAGCAGCGCCGCGTCGAAACCGGTGCCTACGCGCCCCGCGTACTGCAATTTGCCGTTGCCGTCGTAGATACCGAGCAGCAGCGCACCGAACGCCGCGCGGCTGCCGGACGGTTCCGAATAGCCGCCGATCACGAACTCCTGGCGTCGGCGGCACTTCAGTTTGATCCACGCCGATGAACGCCCCGACATGTAGCCACTATCGCGCCGCTTGCCGATGATGCCTTCCAACGCCATGTCGCACGCGCTCCTGAGCAGGTCGTCGGCGCTGAAGTCGAAATCATTCGAGAAGCGCAGCACGCTGTCGTCGACCTCCTCCAGCAGGGCGCGCAAAATTGCACGACGCTGTTCGAGCGGCACGCCGCGCAAGTCGTAGCCGTTCAGAAACGGTATGTCGAACAGGTAGATGACAATGTCTTGTGGACGGTTCGAATCGAAGGCATTCTGCAGCGCCTGAAAATTCGGCACGCCGTTGGGGTCCAGCACGACGGCTTCGCCATCGAGCCACGCGCTGTCGATGTCGAGTTGTTCGAACGTCTCGACCTGTTTGCCGAACTTCACGGTCCAGTCGTTGCCTGCGCGAGTGAACACCTTGACCGCATTTCCCTTGGTCATCCTGTCGATTCTGACCAGCACACGATAGCCGTCGAACTTGATCTCATACGACCAATCATCGCCGGCGGGCGCCGCGTCGACGAGCGTTGCGAGTTGGGGTTTGAAGCTCGCCGGCAGGCGGGCCGGCACCGCACCCTCGATCGACGGCGAGGCGGCGAGTTCGCGCAGCGATCGCGCGCTGCGCGTCGCTACGATGTCGGGTCGCTTGGGGTCGGCGCGTTCCGGTGAAGCGGACTTCGCGCCATTCTTGCCGCCCCGTTTCGCGGTGGATGCCGCATCCGGTTTCGCGGTGGCGTTCGCGGCCGCAGCGCGTTTGCCTGCAGCCTTGTCTGTTGTGCGCTTCGCTGTCACTGCTCTCGACGTTCTCGCACCTGTGCCCGCGGCGGCGACGCCGTCGAGCACGCTGCCTGGGCGCTTTTTCAATATGTCGTAGTCGCTTTCAGCGCGCGCTTCGTTATCGCGTTCCTTGATCAGAAGCCATTGCTCCTTGTCGCCGCTGCCGCGCATATGGCTGCGCACCAGCGTCCAGCCTCCGCGCAGCTTCTCACCGTGCAGCAGAAATTTGAGTTTGCCGGCCGCGTACGCACGCGTCGCCTCCGCCGGGCCACCAACCGGCTCCCATGTGCCGCGATCCCATACGATCACGCTGCCAGCTCCGTAATTGCCCGGCGGAATTTCTCCTTCAAACGACCCGTACTCGACCGGATGGTCTTCGACATGCACCGCGAGCCGCTTCACCGACGGGTCGAGGCTCGGCCCTTTCGGCACCGCCCACGACAGGAGCGTGCCGTTCAGCTCGAGCCGGAAGTCGTAATGCAAACGACGTGCGTCGTGCTCCTGAATCACGTACGAGAGCGCATCGGCGGATGACTGTCTGGTCGTCTTCCGGCTGCCTTGTTTGCGGGCCACGCGCATGCCCGACGGCTCCGGCGTTTCGTCGAAGCGACGCTTGCGGGTGTAGGTATCGAGTCTGTCGTTCATGACGATGGTGGCGTTGCTCGCAAGCGGCGTGGACGCGAGGCTGACAATCAAGCCGCCGCGCGACGCTTGCGCGTGGCCGGCGTCGAAGCAGTCTTGGCGCTCGCACGGCTGCCTGCGCTGCTGCGCGTTGTTGCCGTACTCGCGGAGCGCGCGGCGCGCGGTTTCTTGCGGGCCGGCGCCGACGTTTCGGCTTCGCTGTCGGCGTCGTCTTCATCGTCGTCCGCAGCGCGCTTGCGACTGGCCGACGCCGGCTGCTTGCTCTTGCCACGTCCCAGGCTGCGTTTGAGCAGATCCGACAGATCGAGGATATCGGCGGACTGACGCGACTCGTGCGTCGTTTCGACCTCGGTGATTTCCTCGGTCTTGCCTGCGCGAATCTTGCGATCGACGAGCGCCATGATGTCGTCGCGGAAGGTGTCGTGATACTGCGACGGATCCCATTTGTCGCTCATATCGTCGATCAGCTTCTTCGCCATGTCGAGTTCGCGCGTTGACACTCCCGCGGCTTTCATGCCCTCGGGCGGCAGCTTGAATTCGTCGAAGTCGCGCACTTCGGCAGCCCAGCGCAACGTGTTCAGCGCGAGTACCGGACCGACCGGTATCAACGCAGCAAGATGCTGCTTGTTATGCAGCACGACGCTCGCCACGCCGATCTTGCCCGACGCCTTCATGGCTTCGCGCAACAGCGCATAGACTTTTTCGCCCTTACGGTCGGGGGTGAGGAAATACGGGGTGTCGAGGTAGAGGAACGAAATGTCCGGAGCATCGACGAACGCGAGGATATCGACCGTTTGCGTCGACTCGGGGTTTGCTGAGCGAATCTCGTCGTCGGACAGCACGACGTACTTGTCTTTCTCGTACTCGAAGCCGCGCACGATGTTATCGCGCGTCACATCCTTGCCGGTGCGCTTGTTGATCTGCTTGTAGCCGATCGGATCGATGGTGCGCTTGTCGAGCAGATTGAAGCCGACCTTCTCCGATTGCGTTGCCGGATACAACTGCACCGGCACGTGAACGAGGCCGAAGCTGATTGCGCCTTTCCAGATCATGTGTGCCATCGTGCGCTCCCTTGGGCCTAGGACCTGAAGCGAAGCAGCAAGCGTGCCACGGCATTCCGGCCAAAGCCAGCAGGCGGCGACGGCTGGGCGCTCTCACACTCAGGCTGTAAGTCTTGCGTCAATCCGGCAAAAGCTACGCCGTTCCGGGCTTTGCGGTTCAAGGCTTTTGCCGGGTCAAACCTTCTGCCAGCTCAACGCGATTCAAGCCAGCTCAAACCGCCTCAAGCTCGATCGGCACCTCGGCAAAGCCTCGAAACCGCACTCGGCCGCCGCGCGTCGGCTCGCCGCTCAGTCGATACGCCGGAAAGCGCTGCACGAACCGGCCAATCGCAATGCGCGCCTCGAGCCGCGCGAGCGACAACCCGGCGCACTGATGAATGCCGAAGCCGAACGCCAGGTGCCGGTTCGGATCACGGCGAATGTCGAAGCGATCCGGATCCTCGAACTGTTCCGGATCGCGATTGGCCGCGCCGATGCACAGCGTAACCGGCGTGCCGCGCGCCACCGCGATGCCGCCGATCTCGGTGTCGACGGTCGCCATGCGGTTGCCCAGCTGATTCGAACTCTCGAAGCGCAGACATTCCTCCACCGCCGTTCCGATCAGCGACGGCTCGCGCAGCAACGCCGCACGCTCTTGCGGCCATTGCGTCAGCGTGACGAGTCCGTTGCCGATCAGATTCGTGGTCGTCTCATGTCCCGCGTTCAGAATGAAAATGCAGTTTTGCAGCAACTCCGCTTCGGACAACTGCTCGCCGCCCTCTTCGCCCTGGATCAGGCGCGTCAGTACGTCATGTTGCGGATCGCCCGGCTCGCGGCGGCGTCGCGCGACCAGATCGCGCAGATAGTCGACGAATTCGCTCACCGCGCGATTGCCCCGCTCGAGTTGCGCCTCGGTGAGCGACGGCTCGAGCGCGCCGAGTATCGCGAGCGACCAGTCACGCAACGGCTCGCGCTCCGCGTGCGGCACGTCCAGCAGATTGCCGATGATCTCGACCGGAATCGCCGACGCGAACTCGGCGATCAGATCGATCCGGCCGCGTTCGGCGGCGGCATCGAGCAAGCCGTCGACGAGGCGCACCAGACCCGGCTCCATGGCCGCGATGGCGCGCGCCGTCAGCGCACCGGCGATCAGCTTGCGCACACGCGTATGGCGTGGCGGATCGTTGAAGACAAGGCTCGTGGTGTGATGCGCGAAGAGCGGCGAATCGCCGTATTTCGGCTTGAATTCGACGGTCTTGTCGGAGCTGAAAGTTTTAGGATCCCGGTAAACCGCCTGCACGTCGCGAAACCGCGTTAGAAACAGCGAGCCGTCCGGCATGCGCTTGACGGGTTCGTGGGTGCGCAATGCGTGATAAACCGGATAGGGATCGGCATAGAAAGCGGGATTCAGGTGGCGCAGATCGAAGTCGCGCGCAAGAGTGGATGCGTCGCCGGCGGTCGCCTGGGGCATGCGTTGTCTCCGTGGTAGTGCGCCTCGTCAAGGGTGCCGGTGCATTCGCGGGCCGGCCATTGCGCCTCGCGAAGGCGCGAATGGGACGGCCGGTGCGTGTAATGGCTGCGAGGCGTCGTTCGATGCGCCAGTATGAACCGCGCGCCGGAGGATTGCACGGCGCAATGCACGGTGGCGCCTCCGGCAGTTCCAGCGGAGCGCGAGAGGCGATGCCGACCGGCGAACCGTTACAATAACGGGATTTTCCGCGCGCGCCGCGCGCCCGTCCTTTCCTGCGTCATTGCGTCGTCGTCCATGAACCTCGTCATTCAAAGCCCAGCGCCCCTTTCCGCCGACCATCAAAAAACGCTCGTCGCGCTCGCGCGCGGTTCGCACGCCAGCGTCATCGACGCAAACGCGATTCGTATTGCCGACGCAAGCGTCGCTCAACGTGGCGACCTCGACGTCTATTGCGGCACCCATCAACTGGACTACGCGTTTGTCGAAGCCGGCCGCCAACTGCGCGACTTCGGGCTGGTGGCGATGGACATGGATTCGACGCTGATTACCATTGAATGCATTGACGAAATCGCGGACTTCTGCGGATTGAAAAGCGAAGTGTCCGCGATCACCGAGGCCGCAATGCGCGGCGAAATCAAGGACTTCAACGAAAGCCTGACGCGCCGCGTGGCGCTGCTCAAAGGCCTCGACGCAAGCGCGCTCGAACGGGTGTACGAAGAGCGGCTGAAACTTTCACCGGGCGCAGAGCAGATGCTGGCGGGCGCGAAGGCGGCTGGTTTGAAAACGCTGCTGGTGTCGGGCGGATTCACGTTCTTCACCGAAAAACTGAGGGCGCGTCTCGGTCTCGATTTCACGCGCGCGAACACGCTTGAAATCGTGGACGGCAAACTGACCGGCAAGGTGATCGGCGAGATCGTCAACGCCGATGTCAAAGCCCGCACGCTGCGCGAAACATGCGCGCAATTGGGCGTTGAACCAGGCCGCTCGATTGCCATGGGCGATGGCTCGAACGATCTGAAGATGATGGCTGAAGCCGGTCTCTCCGTTGCGTTCCGTGCGAAGCCAGTGGTGCGCGAAGCGGCAAGCGTGGCGTTCAACCATGTGGGGTTGGACGGGTTACTGCGGCTGTTCTGATACCTGTTCTGATACCTGTTCTGATACCTGTTCGAAGGCTGTTTGATGCGCTGGCCGATGCAATGGTGGCCAGCGCCAGCCATGGCTCTATTTTTTCACAATGCCCGTTGAAAGCGTCAACATAAGGCTAATCGCATCGAGGCTTGCGATGATCGTGATCCACATCAAAAAGCGCGGGTAAATTTTCTCGGACACCAGCCACAACGAGAATTTCTTCATGATTGCCTCCTTGAGAGGATCAGTATAAATGCTGCACTATCTAAAAAATCTAGATCAGCTGCACATGTAGGGATGCTAATAAAGCTACGGCAATCACCGTGAACAAAACGGAGAGGACGATCTCAGTGGGCGAAAAGCTTCCATCAGCAAATAAGCTGTTTCGCCGCGGCATCGCACACCAGAACAGTTGGCCGTCTTTCACCGAGCCGGCAATCAGCGCCTTTGCCACGCGCCAACCGTGCGCGGGCGCGACAAGGGTTAGCGTAAAGATCGGGCCGATGATCGGCACGCCGAGATTCAGCAACATCCAGAAGAAAAGATTCATCGAAGCTCACCATGGTGCGGCAACCTTGAGTTGGAATGCACGCCATCGTAGCGTCGGGATATCATGCTGAACATTCAGCCGAATGGTTAGGCTTACTGGCTATCGTGACAACAAAAAGTGACAACAAAAAAGCCCGCCGGAAACATGTCCCGACGGGCCCACTGATCCTACGAAAAAACGTCGCCTGGAACGTTCAACCCAGCGCGGCCAGCGACTGCTCGATATCCGCGCGCAGATCCGCTTCGGTTTCGAGACCGATATAAAACCGCACCAAGGTGCCGCGATGCGGCCATTGCCCCGCGGTGCGCATCGACGCGACGTCATACGGCATTGCAAGGCTGTGCGCGCCGCCCCAGCTCCAGCCGAGCGAGAACAGTTCGAGCGATTCGCAGAACGTGTCGATTTGAGCCGGGCTGTAGCGGCCGTCGAACACAACTGAAAAGAGCCCGCCCGCGCCCGTGAAGTCGCGCTTGAAAAACTCGTGCCCCGGACAGTCCGGCAGCGCCGGGTGCAACACGGCGGCAATTTCCGGCCGCGTCTTCAACCATTCGGCCAATCCGAGCGCCGCGCGGTCATGCTGCTCGAAGCGCAACTGCATGGTCGGCAGGCTGCGCAGAATCAGCGAACAGTCGTCCGACGAGACCCCGATGCCCATGCGCATACGCGCCGCCTTCAGCTTCAGGTGCAGTTCGCGATCGACGGTAATGGTGGCGCCCATCAGCACATCGCCGCCGCCCGACTGATATTTGGTCAACGCCTGCACCGAAATATCGACGCCATGATCGAACGGCCGGAACCCGAGCCCCGCGGACCACGTATTGTCAATGGCGGTGACGACGTTGCGTGCGCGTGCCACGGCGGTGATAGCGGGCACGTCGGCGACTTCCATCGTCACCGAGCCTGGCGCTTCGAGCCAGATGAGGCGCGTAGTCGGCCGGATCAGATCGGCAATGCCCGCACCGATCATCGGATCGTAATAGCGCACGGTGACGCCAAAATCGCGCGCCAGCCAGTCGCCGTGATCGCGGTTCGGCGAATAGACGTTATCGGGAATCAGCACGTCGTCGCCTGACTTGACGAGGCCGAAATACACATTCGAAATCGACGACAAGCCCGACGGCTGCAACAACGCGTGATTGCCGCCCTCGATGGTCGCGAGGCGCTGCGCCAGCGCAAGCGAAGTCGGCGTGGCATGCAGGCCGTAGCGCCATTGCGCGTCGTTTTTCCAGTCGAGCGCACGCATGGTCGCGAGATCGGGGAACACGACCGTCGAAGCCCGCGTGACCGGCATCGAGAATGATTCGAAGCCCGGCGTGAGCTGGTCTTCGGCACGCACGATACGGGTTTGCAGATCGCGTTGGAGTTTGGATTGGGTCATGGTGTGTTTCGGAGAGAATCTGACGGAAACGGAGGGCACGCGAATTCGGGGCGCGCCGCACACGCAAGATTAGCCGAGCCGGTTGGATTTCGCTTATCGGACAGCGCGAGTCGGCGGGCCGAGGAAGCCCGCATGGCCGGGTTCAGTCGCCGGTTTGCAAGTTGCTGACGCCGCCGACGGCGTGGCCGCCAGCGGCAGTTGCCGGAGCCGGAGCCGTGGATCCGCCTGCGGCAGGCTGGGTCGCAGCCTTGTTCGCCGCGCTCGCCGGCGCGCCGGGCCGCGGCACCGCCTGCCCTGCCGCCAACGGCTTGAGATCGAATGGCTGCGGGTCGGAATCGTCGACGTTCATGCGGTCGCCCGCCACCGAGCCGTCTGCCGCGAACTTGCCGACCCAGTTGCCGGTAATATGGGTGCCGTCGTTCGATTCCTCGACTTCGAGCGTGTCGCCGTCGCGGTCGCCGGCGATCAGGATCACTTCGCCGGAGTCCGTGTACTGATACTCGCCGTGCACGCCGGCAGGATCGTCGGATTTCGGGCCGAGCTTCAGCACGATCTGGCGCGAGCCCAGCATGCCGGCGTAGCGCGGGAACTTCGCGAATTCAGCACTGGGCTTGAGCGGTAACTGGATCGGCGCGGGTGCCGCCAACTCTTTCACCGCGTCGCTTTCCGCCCATGCCTGGGCGGGCATCACCACCGTCGCGCCCGCACACAGCAACGCGGCAACGGACGCTATTGCCCAACCGCGCCGACGCATCGCACCCTTCATCGCTTTCAGTTCCCGCATCCGTTCGTTCCTTATTGCTCGATACTGCCGCTATGCGCAGCGCTTCAGATCCGTTCGAAGATCGCCGCAATACCCTGCCCGCCGCCAATGCACATCGTGACCAGCGCATAGCGGCCGCCGATCCGCTGCAATTCATACAGCGCCTTGACGGTGATGAGCGCACCAGTCGCGCCGATCGGGTGGCCGAGCGAAATGCCCGAGCCGTTCGGATTGACCTTGGCGGGATCGAAGCCCAGCTCCTTGCTGACCGCGCAGGCCTGCGCGGCGAACGCTTCGTTCGCCTCGATCACGTCGAGGTCGGCGACCGTCAGGCCGGCCCGCTCGAGCGCGCGGCGCGTGGCCGGCACCGGCCCGATGCCCATGTACGCCGGATCGACACCTGCATGCGCATACGACACGAGGCGCGCCAGCGGCTTGATGCCCCGCTGTTCAGCGACGCTGCGCTCCATCAGCACCACGGCCGCGGCGGCGTCGTTGATGCCCGACGCGTTGCCGGCTGTCACCGTGCCGTTCTCTTTCACGAACACGGGTTTCAGCTTGGAGAAATCTTCAGCCGATGCGTTCATGCGCGCGTGCTCGTCCGTGTCGAACACGACATCGCCTTTTTTCGACGGGATCGTGATCGGCAGGATCTGTTCCTGGAAGTAGCCTTTCGTGATCGCGTTGGCCGCGCGGCGGTGCGATTCGAGCGCGAGTGCGTCCTGCGTTTCACGCGAGATGTCGTACTTGCGCGCGACGTTCTCGGCGGTCACGCCCATGTGGATCGCCTGGAACGGATCGTTCAGCGCACCGACCATCATGTCGACGAGGCGCGCGTCGCCCATGCGCTGACCGAAGCGCGCGGCAGGCATGGAATAAGGCGCGCGGCTCATGTTTTCCGCGCCGCCGCCGATCGCGATGTCGGCGTCGCCGAGGAGCACGCTTTGCGCGGCGGAGACAATGGCCTGCAGGCCGGAGCCGCACAGGCGGTTCACGGTCAGGGCCGGCGCGTGTTGCGCGACACCGCCGTTGATCGCCGCCACGCGTGCCAGATACATGTCTTTCGCTTCGGTATGCACGACGTTGCCGAACACCACATGGCCGACTTCGTCGCCCGACACGCTGGCGCGGGCCAGCGCATCACGCACAACGCGTGCGCCGAGATCGGTTGGCGAAAAATCCTTCAGACTGCCGCCGAAAGCGCCAATTGCCGTGCGCACACCGCTAACCACCACTACGTCTCGTTGCATCGCTCGCTCCTTCTTTAGTCTCTCAGGATGATTTTGCCTCGGCGGGCCCGCGTCGCAATGCCCGTGTTCAGCCCGCCAGAAGTTGTTCGACTGTTGGGCGCGAAGGAATCGGCGCCACCGCGCCGTAACCTTGCGTGGACAGCGCCGCCGCGACGTTCGCATAACGTGCCGCCGCAAACGGATCGTCACCCGCGACGATCCGCGCGATGAACGCGCCGCCGAAGCAGTCGCCCGCGCCGGTTGCATCGACCGCGTTGACGACGTGGCCCGGCACCACACGCCGTTCGTTCGGCGTGGCGATATATGAGCCTTCCTTGCCGAGCTTGAGCGCGACCACGCGCGGACCGTGCGACAGCAGGAAATCGACGATCTCGTCACGGCCGGTCAGACCCGTGAGTTCCGTAACATCGTCCCAGCTCGGCAGACAGATGTCGGTCTGGCGAATGGCTTCGAGCATCACCGCGCGCGCCCGCGCGAGCGGCCACAGCTTCAGGCGAAGATTGGTGTCGAAGCTCACGCGCACGCCATTGGCGCGCGCATGCGCGATCGCTTCGAGCGCCGCATCGCAAGCGCTCAGGCTGATCGCGAGGCTGATGCCGGACAGATGAATCACCTTGGCCGCGGCAATCGCCTCTAGCGGCAGATCGTGTGGCGCATAACGGCTCGCGGCCGAACCGGCGCGCAGATAGTCGAACGCGTGGCCATTCGGACCGTGGGACACGAAATACACGCCGGTAGGCGCGTGCGGATCGACCCGCACCAGCGAGGTATCAACCTGTTCACGTTCCCACAGATCGACCAGCAAACGCCCGAAATGATCCGCACCGACCGCGGAGACGAAACCCGTCCGCGCGCCTTGCCGGGCGGCTGCGATACAAAAATTCGACGTATCGCCGCCGAAGCCTTGCAGGTAGTTCGGCTCGTCTTTGGCCGACTGGTTGAATTCGATCATCGCCTCGCCGAGCGCGAGGATGTCGGGGCGCTGAACTTCCGGCGTTGCAGGCATGCTTGCCGCCATTGCTTAAACCTCGCCCCACAGGTCGTGACCGTCGGCGCCGGTGATCTTCACCGACACGAAGTCGCCGACCTTGTAGCGCTTGGACGCCTTGGCGGCCGGCGCGATATACACGACGCCGTCGATCTCCGGCGCGTCCGCCGCGGTGCGGCCGATGCCGCCGTCCGCGTTGATCTCGTCGACCAACACCTTCAGCGTCTTGCCGACCTTCTTCGCGATACGTTTGGCCGACACTTCTTCGGCGACTTCCATGAAACGCGCGCGGCGCTCTTCGCGCACTTCGTCGGGCAATGCACCGTCGAGTTCGTTGGCCGTTGCGCCTTCGACCGGCGAGTACGCAAAGCAGCCGACGCGGTCGAGTTCCGCTTCGCGGATGAAATCGAGCAGCGTCTGGAACTGCTCTTCGGTCTCACCGGGGAAGCCGGCGATGAACGTGCTACGGATGGTCAGATCCGGGCACATCTCGCGCCACTTCTTCACGCGCTCCATCACCTTCTCGGCGTTGGCCGGGCGCTTCATGCGCTTCAGGACTTCCGGATGCGCGTGCTGGAACGGCACGTCGAGGTATGGCAGCACGTGGCCCTTGAACGGGCCTTCGGCCATCATGGGGATCACTTCGTCCACGCTCGGATACGGATACACGTAATG contains:
- the bktB gene encoding beta-ketothiolase BktB, giving the protein MQRDVVVVSGVRTAIGAFGGSLKDFSPTDLGARVVRDALARASVSGDEVGHVVFGNVVHTEAKDMYLARVAAINGGVAQHAPALTVNRLCGSGLQAIVSAAQSVLLGDADIAIGGGAENMSRAPYSMPAARFGQRMGDARLVDMMVGALNDPFQAIHMGVTAENVARKYDISRETQDALALESHRRAANAITKGYFQEQILPITIPSKKGDVVFDTDEHARMNASAEDFSKLKPVFVKENGTVTAGNASGINDAAAAVVLMERSVAEQRGIKPLARLVSYAHAGVDPAYMGIGPVPATRRALERAGLTVADLDVIEANEAFAAQACAVSKELGFDPAKVNPNGSGISLGHPIGATGALITVKALYELQRIGGRYALVTMCIGGGQGIAAIFERI
- a CDS encoding sugar kinase — encoded protein: MAASMPATPEVQRPDILALGEAMIEFNQSAKDEPNYLQGFGGDTSNFCIAAARQGARTGFVSAVGADHFGRLLVDLWEREQVDTSLVRVDPHAPTGVYFVSHGPNGHAFDYLRAGSAASRYAPHDLPLEAIAAAKVIHLSGISLAISLSACDAALEAIAHARANGVRVSFDTNLRLKLWPLARARAVMLEAIRQTDICLPSWDDVTELTGLTGRDEIVDFLLSHGPRVVALKLGKEGSYIATPNERRVVPGHVVNAVDATGAGDCFGGAFIARIVAGDDPFAAARYANVAAALSTQGYGAVAPIPSRPTVEQLLAG
- the serB gene encoding phosphoserine phosphatase SerB, producing MNLVIQSPAPLSADHQKTLVALARGSHASVIDANAIRIADASVAQRGDLDVYCGTHQLDYAFVEAGRQLRDFGLVAMDMDSTLITIECIDEIADFCGLKSEVSAITEAAMRGEIKDFNESLTRRVALLKGLDASALERVYEERLKLSPGAEQMLAGAKAAGLKTLLVSGGFTFFTEKLRARLGLDFTRANTLEIVDGKLTGKVIGEIVNADVKARTLRETCAQLGVEPGRSIAMGDGSNDLKMMAEAGLSVAFRAKPVVREAASVAFNHVGLDGLLRLF
- a CDS encoding cystathionine beta-lyase, whose translation is MTQSKLQRDLQTRIVRAEDQLTPGFESFSMPVTRASTVVFPDLATMRALDWKNDAQWRYGLHATPTSLALAQRLATIEGGNHALLQPSGLSSISNVYFGLVKSGDDVLIPDNVYSPNRDHGDWLARDFGVTVRYYDPMIGAGIADLIRPTTRLIWLEAPGSVTMEVADVPAITAVARARNVVTAIDNTWSAGLGFRPFDHGVDISVQALTKYQSGGGDVLMGATITVDRELHLKLKAARMRMGIGVSSDDCSLILRSLPTMQLRFEQHDRAALGLAEWLKTRPEIAAVLHPALPDCPGHEFFKRDFTGAGGLFSVVFDGRYSPAQIDTFCESLELFSLGWSWGGAHSLAMPYDVASMRTAGQWPHRGTLVRFYIGLETEADLRADIEQSLAALG